In Stutzerimonas stutzeri, a genomic segment contains:
- a CDS encoding winged helix-turn-helix domain-containing protein, translating to MDQESWNILIVEDDQRLAELTREYFESNGMQVSIEADGARAAERIINERPDLVVLDLMLPGEDGLSICRKVRDRYDGPILMLTARADDLDQVLGLETGADDYVCKPVRPRLLLARIRALLRRREGAEMPATTGSKRVQYGPLVIDSALREAWLRGEGIELTGAEFDLLWLLTSNPGRIMSREQIFSELRGIEYDGQDRSIDVRISRIRPKIGDDPDHPRLIKTVRGKGYLFVSEAAEALQ from the coding sequence GTGGATCAAGAGTCGTGGAACATCCTGATTGTCGAAGATGACCAGCGGTTGGCTGAGTTGACCCGTGAGTATTTTGAAAGCAACGGCATGCAGGTGTCGATCGAGGCAGACGGCGCGCGGGCGGCCGAACGCATCATCAACGAGCGACCGGATCTGGTGGTACTCGATCTGATGCTGCCCGGCGAGGATGGATTGTCGATCTGCCGCAAGGTGCGTGATCGCTATGACGGGCCGATCCTGATGCTGACTGCTCGCGCCGACGACCTCGATCAGGTGCTCGGCCTGGAGACCGGTGCCGACGACTATGTCTGCAAGCCGGTGCGACCTCGGTTGTTGCTGGCGCGCATTCGGGCGTTACTGCGGCGGCGCGAAGGCGCAGAGATGCCGGCGACCACGGGCAGTAAACGCGTCCAGTACGGCCCGCTGGTCATCGACAGCGCGCTGCGCGAGGCCTGGTTGCGTGGCGAGGGCATCGAGCTGACTGGCGCGGAATTCGACCTGCTGTGGCTGCTGACCTCTAACCCCGGACGGATCATGTCTCGCGAGCAGATCTTCTCCGAATTGCGAGGCATCGAATACGACGGCCAGGATCGCTCCATTGATGTCCGTATTTCGCGAATTCGCCCCAAGATCGGCGATGACCCTGATCATCCGAGGCTGATCAAGACGGTTCGTGGCAAGGGTTACCTGTTCGTCTCCGAAGCGGCTGAAGCGCTGCAGTGA